One segment of Patescibacteria group bacterium DNA contains the following:
- the rpsE gene encoding 30S ribosomal protein S5, giving the protein MVQPRRSNTREREAREPEEFEQKLIEIRRVTRVQKGGKRMRFRALVAIGDHKGRVGYGLGKGADVSQAIAKATTAAKKRVITIPLVKETIPHAVRLRYKAASIYLKPAPKGTGIIAGGAIRQVLMVSGVANAVAKMLGSENKVNNVKLTIKALQSLKSKPRYVPTKSTTM; this is encoded by the coding sequence ATGGTCCAACCACGACGTTCCAATACAAGAGAGCGAGAGGCAAGAGAGCCTGAAGAGTTTGAGCAGAAACTCATCGAGATAAGACGCGTGACGCGCGTCCAAAAGGGTGGAAAGCGCATGCGTTTTCGCGCCCTTGTGGCTATTGGCGACCATAAAGGCCGGGTAGGGTACGGTTTGGGGAAAGGCGCTGACGTATCCCAAGCGATTGCCAAAGCGACGACTGCGGCGAAAAAAAGGGTCATTACCATACCACTGGTGAAGGAGACCATACCGCACGCGGTACGTTTGCGTTATAAGGCGGCCTCCATTTACCTTAAACCGGCCCCCAAGGGGACGGGCATTATCGCGGGAGGAGCCATTCGGCAGGTGCTCATGGTTTCTGGCGTTGCGAATGCGGTGGCAAAAATGCTCGGGAGCGAGAATAAGGTGAATAATGTGAAACTCACCATTAAGGCATTACAGTCTCTAAAGAGTAAACCTCGCTATGTGCCGACAAAGAGTACTACAATGTAA